The Spirosoma radiotolerans genome has a window encoding:
- a CDS encoding DUF1304 domain-containing protein — MKLIAEILVSLVALEHIYILWMEMFAWTTQGRKTFKSFPPDLFEKTKSLAANQGLYNGFLAAGLIWSMFIDDAAWSINIAYFFLGCVIVAGVYGALTAQRSIFFVQALPAILALIAVALA; from the coding sequence ATGAAACTAATCGCCGAAATTCTGGTCAGCCTGGTTGCCCTTGAGCATATCTATATCCTGTGGATGGAAATGTTTGCCTGGACCACGCAGGGGCGCAAAACGTTCAAGTCGTTTCCACCTGATTTATTCGAGAAGACAAAATCACTGGCGGCTAATCAGGGCCTTTACAATGGCTTTCTGGCGGCTGGTCTGATCTGGTCAATGTTCATTGACGACGCGGCCTGGAGTATAAACATTGCTTATTTCTTTCTGGGATGCGTCATCGTTGCAGGCGTTTATGGCGCGCTTACCGCACAGCGGTCTATTTTTTTCGTTCAGGCCCTCCCTGCTATTCTGGCACTGATAGCGGTAGCCTTGGCTTAA
- a CDS encoding ammonium transporter — protein sequence MQKPNYIPLAILLVISVVAVLMPAVPTQIVTEGINSGDTAWMLVATALVLLMTPGLAYFYGGMVNNKNVISTMLQSFVAMGVISILWVVVGFSLAFGTSIGGFVGNPMDHFMFKGVLDGKPWSLAASIPLVVFAFFQLKFAVITPALVTGSMAERINFRSYVLFMILFSLFVYAPLAHMTWHPEGILFKLGVLDFAGGTVVHMSAGWAALAGALYLKRRKSHLEASYFPPANIPFVLLGTGLLWFGWFGFNAGSAVAASPLAASAFATTNTAAAAAGLAWVLFDAAKGKKVSALGFCIGAVVGLVAITPAAGFVTIPTAIFIGTVGAMVSNYVAHLRSKSTLDDTLDVFPCHGVGGMVGMVMTGIFASKGINSAVVDEGLAFGQTKLFINHMIALVGVSVFAFIMSYVMLKITDLILPLRVTEEDEKSGLDVSQHDEFLIEA from the coding sequence ATGCAAAAACCTAATTACATTCCTCTCGCCATTCTATTGGTTATTAGCGTGGTGGCTGTTCTGATGCCTGCTGTTCCTACGCAAATCGTAACGGAAGGTATTAACTCTGGCGATACGGCCTGGATGCTCGTTGCTACTGCGTTGGTTTTGTTGATGACACCTGGTCTGGCGTATTTTTACGGCGGTATGGTCAACAACAAAAACGTGATCTCGACCATGCTGCAAAGCTTTGTTGCCATGGGTGTTATCAGTATTCTGTGGGTAGTCGTTGGCTTCAGTCTGGCCTTTGGTACCTCAATTGGTGGTTTTGTTGGTAACCCAATGGACCACTTCATGTTCAAAGGCGTGCTGGATGGCAAGCCCTGGTCGCTGGCGGCTTCGATTCCGTTGGTTGTCTTTGCGTTCTTTCAGCTCAAGTTTGCCGTTATTACACCTGCTCTGGTAACTGGTTCAATGGCTGAACGGATCAATTTCCGGTCGTATGTTCTGTTCATGATTCTGTTTAGCCTGTTCGTTTATGCGCCTTTGGCACACATGACCTGGCATCCAGAAGGTATCCTGTTTAAATTAGGTGTCCTTGATTTTGCGGGCGGTACGGTTGTTCACATGTCAGCTGGCTGGGCTGCGCTGGCGGGTGCTTTGTACCTGAAGCGCCGGAAGTCGCACCTCGAAGCAAGTTATTTCCCACCAGCAAACATTCCTTTCGTGTTGTTGGGTACAGGCCTGCTGTGGTTTGGCTGGTTTGGTTTCAATGCTGGTTCGGCAGTGGCAGCTTCGCCCTTGGCAGCTTCGGCTTTCGCGACAACAAACACGGCGGCTGCGGCTGCTGGCCTGGCCTGGGTATTGTTCGATGCCGCTAAAGGCAAAAAAGTATCGGCACTTGGTTTCTGTATCGGAGCAGTAGTTGGTCTGGTTGCTATTACGCCAGCCGCCGGTTTTGTAACGATTCCTACCGCGATCTTCATTGGTACGGTTGGCGCTATGGTATCGAACTACGTAGCTCACCTGCGCTCGAAGTCAACCCTCGACGATACGCTTGACGTATTCCCTTGCCACGGTGTTGGTGGTATGGTCGGTATGGTTATGACGGGTATTTTCGCAAGCAAAGGCATTAACTCAGCCGTTGTTGACGAAGGTCTGGCGTTTGGTCAAACGAAATTGTTCATCAATCACATGATCGCTCTGGTTGGTGTATCGGTCTTTGCTTTTATTATGTCCTACGTCATGCTGAAAATCACAGATCTTATTCTACCACTACGTGTAACGGAAGAAGACGAGAAGTCAGGTTTGGACGTAAGCCAGCACGACGAATTCCTTATCGAAGCTTAG